From Phycisphaerae bacterium, one genomic window encodes:
- a CDS encoding aspartate/glutamate racemase family protein: MKTIGLIGGMSWESSVEYYRIVNQAVRRRLGGLHSAQCVMFSFDFTEIVALQRKAAWDEAASRMIEAGNAVKKAGADFIVICTNTMHKLAPALEAAVAIPLLHIADPTAREAKARGIRKIGLLATKFTMEEEFYVERLSRLHGLEVLVPESSDRQRVHGIIFDELCQGRVLNDSRTKMQAIIQSLADKGAQGIMLGCTELGLLIKDKDCPLPLFDTTVLHAEAAAEMAMA, from the coding sequence ATGAAGACGATCGGCCTGATTGGCGGCATGAGTTGGGAATCCTCGGTCGAGTACTACCGCATTGTGAATCAAGCGGTGAGACGGCGTCTGGGCGGTCTGCATTCGGCCCAGTGCGTCATGTTCTCCTTTGACTTCACCGAGATCGTCGCTCTGCAGCGCAAGGCGGCATGGGACGAGGCCGCGAGCCGGATGATAGAAGCGGGCAACGCGGTCAAGAAAGCCGGAGCGGACTTCATCGTGATCTGCACGAACACGATGCACAAGCTGGCCCCGGCCTTGGAGGCGGCCGTAGCCATTCCCCTGCTGCACATCGCGGATCCGACGGCCAGGGAGGCCAAGGCCAGAGGGATTCGAAAGATCGGCTTGCTGGCCACGAAGTTCACGATGGAGGAGGAGTTCTACGTCGAGCGACTGTCGCGCCTGCATGGTCTGGAAGTCCTCGTCCCCGAGAGCAGTGATCGACAGCGCGTACACGGCATCATTTTTGATGAACTTTGCCAAGGGCGGGTGCTGAACGACTCGCGGACGAAGATGCAGGCCATCATCCAGAGTTTGGCCGACAAAGGAGCCCAGGGCATCATGCTCGGCTGTACGGAGTTGGGCCTGTTGATCAAGGACAAGGACTGCCCGTTACCCCTGTT